The bacterium genomic interval AAGTCGATGAACCCGGGATTCAAAACGCCGTTCGGATCATATTTCTTCTTCATTCGTTTCATTTCGCTCCAGCTTGTATCGTAGTGTTCCTTCCATTTCCTTTGATCAAACTGGACCAGGCCCGAAAGGTAGCGCTTGCCACCGAGTGCTTCACTCAATTCGCTTGCCATGTTC includes:
- a CDS encoding FAD-binding protein; its protein translation is NMASELSEALGGKRYLSGLVQFDQRKWKEHYDTSWSEMKRMKKKYDPNGVLNPGFIDFTA